The Lewinellaceae bacterium genome has a segment encoding these proteins:
- a CDS encoding T9SS type A sorting domain-containing protein — MRFKNITLIALFSFLFAAGMSAQTFFSEDFGSGIPADWMNIEVEGNGQPSSVWLYTTEGPTGPTAVDALVSTTAANGWAIFDSDLNNNLGSPQNAWLISPEIDATDKANVWLLFETYYVSFDDKPQVRVGTDLNDLESWATIEVFPGIGATDDNGSNPETKKINLTEFAAGQTFRFAFQFLSDATTNNGGGTQGWAYAWQIDDISLTDQNPLAAIDLAIANDFYSISPSAVTPGSQVIPFGFINDAVNNGSGTVNAATMEISIANSGGTVFTDSHPYGTLAPGEFFIDYIFDNQFTPSSDADDYTGTYTLTPTDGADGLPSDNTISFNFSVSDTLFSKDLGATRSVAPSADNNYAYSNVYYVPEGDGMFARYVSFGVSDSQGALAGNSCNIFLYEWEGDTNEDGNINTAEMTGGGAIAFNSYEFDGTEHLQVLTLPIDIDAQAIPLNSGKYYVIAIQYIAQADENMFLLASEEFNYFGMNYLTDSLNVLDNNVAVQYASALDVGNSGEYFILGFGWDIVPLVRMSIGNNADMNGPAITGIQETILADGSLSVFPNPVDKVANVEFNLNEMSENVTLEMFDLNGKLVSKTKYQNVQSETVNVNVANLPVGNYKLRARTDAGIKTVNVSIQR; from the coding sequence ATGAGATTTAAAAACATTACATTAATCGCCTTATTTAGTTTCCTCTTTGCTGCAGGAATGTCAGCCCAAACCTTCTTCTCTGAAGATTTTGGAAGTGGAATTCCAGCGGACTGGATGAACATCGAAGTAGAAGGAAACGGACAACCTTCATCCGTTTGGTTATATACCACAGAAGGACCTACAGGACCTACCGCTGTTGATGCGCTTGTATCAACAACAGCTGCCAACGGTTGGGCTATCTTTGATTCTGACCTCAACAATAACCTGGGTTCTCCTCAAAATGCCTGGTTAATCTCTCCAGAAATCGATGCCACGGACAAGGCAAATGTATGGCTGCTTTTTGAAACTTACTACGTTAGTTTTGATGACAAGCCCCAGGTTCGTGTAGGAACTGATCTCAACGACCTGGAAAGCTGGGCAACCATTGAAGTTTTTCCTGGAATCGGAGCAACAGATGATAATGGTTCCAATCCTGAAACCAAAAAAATTAACCTAACGGAATTTGCTGCGGGCCAGACCTTCCGTTTTGCGTTCCAGTTTCTCTCTGATGCAACAACCAACAATGGTGGTGGCACCCAGGGATGGGCTTATGCATGGCAAATAGATGATATATCGCTTACTGACCAAAATCCATTGGCTGCCATTGATCTTGCTATAGCCAATGACTTTTACTCCATTTCCCCTAGTGCCGTAACGCCAGGAAGCCAGGTGATCCCATTTGGCTTTATCAACGATGCAGTAAACAATGGCTCCGGTACGGTAAATGCTGCTACCATGGAGATTAGCATCGCTAATAGTGGGGGTACTGTTTTTACAGATTCACACCCTTATGGCACGCTTGCACCCGGTGAATTTTTTATTGATTATATTTTTGATAATCAATTTACGCCTTCATCTGATGCAGACGATTACACAGGGACTTATACCCTTACCCCAACCGACGGAGCCGACGGATTGCCTTCAGACAATACCATTAGCTTCAATTTTTCGGTTAGTGATACCCTTTTCAGTAAAGATTTAGGGGCTACGAGAAGTGTGGCTCCTAGCGCCGATAATAACTATGCTTATTCAAATGTGTACTATGTGCCTGAAGGAGATGGAATGTTTGCCCGTTACGTATCCTTTGGAGTTTCTGACTCACAGGGAGCCCTTGCCGGAAATTCATGTAACATCTTCCTCTACGAATGGGAAGGGGACACCAATGAAGACGGTAACATCAACACAGCAGAAATGACCGGTGGCGGAGCGATCGCTTTCAATAGTTATGAATTCGATGGTACAGAACACCTTCAAGTCCTTACTTTGCCTATCGATATTGATGCACAAGCAATTCCTTTAAATAGTGGCAAATATTATGTAATAGCCATCCAATACATCGCACAGGCGGATGAGAACATGTTCCTTTTAGCTTCGGAAGAATTCAATTACTTTGGAATGAATTATCTTACCGACTCTTTGAATGTTCTTGACAACAACGTAGCGGTACAATATGCCTCTGCTTTGGACGTAGGAAATTCAGGTGAATATTTCATCCTTGGTTTTGGCTGGGATATCGTTCCTTTGGTACGTATGAGTATTGGTAACAATGCTGATATGAATGGCCCTGCTATCACAGGCATTCAGGAAACTATCCTGGCCGACGGATCTTTGAGTGTTTTCCCTAATCCTGTGGACAAAGTGGCTAACGTTGAGTTTAACCTCAATGAAATGTCGGAAAATGTCACCCTGGAAATGTTTGACCTGAATGGCAAACTCGTCAGTAAGACAAAATACCAGAATGTACAGTCCGAAACGGTTAACGTAAATGTAGCCAACTTACCAGTAGGTAACTACAAACTCCGTGCTCGTACCGATGCCGGAATCAAAACCGTAAACGTTTCTATTCAGCGTTAA
- a CDS encoding acyl-CoA dehydrogenase, translating into MDNQYMSMENLRFWMFDVHNVEALFELERFQDYDRESIEMFLQSMKDFADAELYPFFTAMDEKPVRFENGKVLAHPQLKNIIAKAADLGWLGPGFDYEFDGMQIPESIFLAGNHILESANNSATGYLNLTTGSANLIITFGDEELKRTYVPKMVNGTWMGTMALTEPQAGSSLSFLTTAAQPTDAGYYHIRGQKIFISGGDHQFAENFIHLTLARIEGAPEGTKGISLFVVPKFRTNSEGGLEPNDVITAGDFQKMGQRGYATTHLVFGENENCRGWLVGEPHQGLKYMFQMMNAARIDVGATAASTATAAYYASLQYAKERSQGTLLTGDRTQDGQTLIINHPDIKRMLLLQKAITEGSMSLLFECSRLADLHAHATDGKNGDYHMLLELLTPIAKTYPAEAGQRAINNGLQVLGGYGFCIDFPLQQYYRDIRIMSLYEGTTGIQSLDLLGRKMTMKNGRAVDLLVMEIEKTINDAITFEATKPYAKLLGEKLRLTDQVFRHLAAFAKTGDMERFLADATVFMEFAGTLVVAWQWLKMGIVAQKTIEVKENSPFYQGKLHTMKFFFHYEVPKMEALAQTLQNVEKLTIGKEIIDYL; encoded by the coding sequence ATGGACAATCAGTATATGAGTATGGAGAATCTGCGGTTTTGGATGTTCGATGTCCATAACGTGGAAGCATTATTTGAGCTGGAGCGATTTCAGGATTACGACCGGGAATCTATCGAAATGTTTCTGCAGTCAATGAAGGATTTCGCGGATGCAGAACTCTATCCGTTTTTTACGGCAATGGATGAAAAACCGGTTCGGTTTGAAAATGGAAAAGTACTTGCCCACCCTCAACTAAAGAACATCATAGCCAAAGCGGCTGATTTGGGTTGGCTGGGTCCTGGATTTGACTATGAATTTGACGGGATGCAAATACCGGAATCCATTTTCCTGGCGGGAAACCATATCCTGGAATCTGCAAATAACAGTGCCACCGGTTATTTAAATCTTACCACAGGATCGGCTAATCTCATCATTACTTTCGGCGATGAGGAGTTAAAAAGAACTTACGTTCCCAAAATGGTAAACGGTACCTGGATGGGAACCATGGCGCTCACTGAACCCCAGGCGGGAAGCTCTCTTTCCTTCCTGACCACTGCTGCACAGCCTACAGACGCTGGATATTATCATATCAGGGGGCAGAAAATCTTCATTTCAGGCGGTGACCACCAGTTTGCTGAAAATTTCATCCACCTTACCTTGGCCAGGATTGAAGGAGCCCCTGAAGGAACAAAGGGAATTTCCCTGTTTGTCGTTCCAAAATTCCGTACGAATTCGGAGGGTGGGCTTGAACCCAATGATGTGATTACCGCCGGGGATTTCCAAAAAATGGGTCAACGGGGGTACGCCACCACCCATTTGGTTTTTGGCGAAAATGAAAATTGCCGGGGCTGGCTGGTAGGGGAGCCCCACCAGGGATTGAAATATATGTTCCAGATGATGAACGCCGCAAGAATTGATGTCGGGGCGACTGCCGCCTCTACCGCAACGGCTGCTTATTATGCTTCATTACAATATGCCAAAGAACGTTCCCAGGGCACACTTTTGACTGGGGATAGAACCCAAGACGGGCAGACATTGATTATCAATCATCCGGATATAAAACGAATGTTGCTCCTGCAAAAAGCCATTACTGAAGGCTCGATGAGTTTATTGTTTGAATGTTCCCGCCTGGCAGATTTGCATGCTCATGCTACCGACGGGAAGAATGGCGATTATCATATGTTACTTGAATTATTGACCCCTATTGCCAAAACTTATCCAGCTGAAGCCGGGCAGAGGGCTATCAATAATGGTTTGCAGGTTTTGGGGGGGTATGGTTTTTGTATTGATTTTCCTTTGCAGCAATACTACCGTGATATACGGATAATGTCGCTTTACGAGGGCACCACAGGCATTCAATCTCTTGATTTGCTTGGGCGCAAAATGACCATGAAAAATGGAAGGGCGGTGGATCTTCTGGTGATGGAAATTGAAAAGACCATTAATGATGCCATAACTTTTGAGGCGACAAAGCCTTATGCAAAATTGCTCGGCGAAAAGCTCAGGTTGACTGACCAGGTTTTCAGGCATTTGGCCGCCTTTGCCAAAACGGGAGATATGGAGCGTTTTCTTGCAGATGCCACCGTTTTTATGGAATTTGCCGGAACTCTTGTCGTGGCATGGCAATGGCTGAAAATGGGAATAGTCGCCCAAAAAACAATCGAGGTGAAGGAGAATAGCCCGTTTTACCAGGGAAAATTACATACCATGAAGTTTTTTTTCCACTACGAAGTTCCGAAAATGGAGGCCCTGGCTCAAACGCTTCAAAACGTAGAAAAATTAACTATAGGGAAGGAGATAATCGATTATTTGTAA
- a CDS encoding diaminopimelate epimerase, producing the protein MSTKIHFHKYQGAGNDFIMIDDRSASFDAQNHQLISAMCDRRFGIGADGLILLQQHDSFDFVMKYYNADGFEGSMCGNGGRCIVSFAHALGVIGHEASFLAVDGAHEAKVSGDQVELKMGDVSGIEEGEGDYFLNTGSPHFVRFVDQLEGFPVFDEGRKVRYSDRFKKVGTNVNFVEVAENSIRVATYERGVEDETLSCGTGIVASSIAHYIHSGMTGDFETAITAKGGQLKVRFKAKDNGFFDVWLIGPAQQAFEGIYSIR; encoded by the coding sequence ATGAGTACCAAAATACATTTTCATAAATACCAGGGAGCCGGCAACGATTTTATCATGATTGACGACAGAAGTGCTTCCTTTGATGCACAAAACCACCAGTTAATCAGTGCCATGTGTGACCGTCGTTTCGGAATCGGGGCAGACGGACTGATATTATTGCAGCAACATGATTCATTTGACTTTGTGATGAAGTACTACAATGCAGATGGTTTTGAAGGATCCATGTGTGGAAATGGAGGCCGCTGTATCGTATCTTTTGCTCATGCGCTCGGTGTTATTGGTCATGAAGCTTCTTTTCTGGCAGTGGATGGTGCTCATGAAGCAAAAGTCTCCGGTGACCAGGTAGAACTGAAAATGGGAGACGTTTCCGGGATTGAAGAAGGGGAGGGGGATTATTTTCTCAATACAGGTTCGCCTCATTTCGTTCGGTTTGTGGATCAACTGGAAGGATTTCCGGTTTTTGATGAGGGGAGAAAAGTGCGCTATTCGGATCGTTTTAAAAAAGTAGGAACGAACGTAAATTTTGTCGAAGTGGCTGAGAATAGTATCAGGGTCGCCACCTATGAAAGAGGGGTAGAGGATGAAACCTTGTCTTGCGGTACAGGTATTGTGGCTTCTTCCATTGCTCATTATATTCATTCAGGCATGACGGGCGATTTTGAAACGGCCATAACGGCCAAAGGAGGACAACTGAAGGTTCGCTTTAAGGCAAAAGATAACGGCTTTTTTGATGTATGGCTGATCGGACCGGCACAACAGGCATTTGAAGGTATTTACAGTATCCGGTAG
- a CDS encoding T9SS type A sorting domain-containing protein has protein sequence MKSNVRTLLIALLIFFTHRSFSQNCDSPMAQVDLAANNVRARLNQGGSLWWDGSDGRYIFPANSNPTNEVSALFAGGFWMAGFDDGGNLKMAASTYGLGSGAGAYWAGPLNMNGDTDASTCANWDRFFKVNQLDINAHRADWQDNGVIDNTIPVSILGWPGKGNPHFIGIHGFDLPDASLAPFFDNDGNGQYNPYEGDYPMTREADEAIWWIFNYSSSLELAGSLPLNVEVRVMAYAYASDNDAINNTTFYDVQIVNRAITSLDSTYFSLWVDPDLGCYTDDFVGCIPDEKMAIIYNEDAVDGSIGCNCDQGISTYCENIPMMAIKLIKGFSDQNGDDLGLSSFIIYGYGLPPNQSVPNNASEYYNLMTAHWLDGSSMLDPQGNPTNFQYPGSPADENAWSMCSANLPQGDHRMLMNFGPFRLNPGESNSMTFAVIGVEDVEYPCPATDQISGAASEVCDFYNILNKQNEIYLPENAVTFSPNPMTDQSVLSLKSSKLTINELALYTSEGRLLLHQQNLHTKSYNIEGTSLPSGIYLYKIICEDGRIAVGKFVVQ, from the coding sequence ATGAAATCAAATGTAAGAACTCTTCTTATTGCCCTACTGATATTTTTTACCCACCGTAGTTTTAGTCAGAATTGCGATAGTCCAATGGCACAGGTTGATCTAGCGGCAAACAATGTTCGGGCACGGCTCAATCAAGGTGGTAGTTTGTGGTGGGATGGCAGTGATGGTCGGTATATTTTTCCTGCCAACTCCAACCCTACCAATGAAGTTTCAGCCCTTTTTGCCGGTGGTTTCTGGATGGCTGGTTTTGATGATGGTGGCAATTTAAAAATGGCTGCAAGTACTTACGGTCTGGGATCAGGTGCGGGAGCTTACTGGGCCGGACCATTAAATATGAACGGAGATACTGATGCCAGCACTTGTGCCAATTGGGATCGTTTTTTCAAAGTCAACCAACTGGATATCAACGCACATAGAGCTGACTGGCAGGATAATGGTGTGATCGACAATACCATTCCTGTTTCCATTTTGGGCTGGCCAGGAAAAGGAAATCCGCATTTCATTGGCATTCATGGATTTGACCTGCCTGATGCCTCACTCGCTCCATTTTTTGACAATGATGGCAATGGTCAATACAATCCTTACGAAGGAGATTATCCAATGACCAGGGAGGCGGATGAAGCTATATGGTGGATTTTCAATTATTCCTCCTCCCTTGAACTTGCGGGGAGCCTTCCACTTAACGTTGAAGTGCGCGTAATGGCCTACGCTTATGCCAGCGATAACGATGCGATTAACAATACCACATTTTACGATGTTCAAATCGTCAATAGAGCGATCACCTCTCTTGACTCCACCTATTTTTCCCTTTGGGTGGATCCTGATCTTGGTTGTTACACAGATGATTTTGTCGGATGTATTCCTGACGAAAAAATGGCTATTATTTATAATGAAGATGCCGTGGACGGGAGCATTGGTTGCAATTGTGACCAGGGTATCAGTACCTACTGTGAAAACATACCCATGATGGCCATTAAGTTAATAAAAGGATTTAGTGATCAAAACGGTGATGATTTAGGACTTTCCTCGTTCATTATTTACGGTTATGGCTTACCCCCAAATCAATCGGTTCCGAACAATGCATCCGAGTATTACAACCTCATGACAGCCCATTGGCTCGACGGATCATCCATGCTGGACCCACAGGGTAACCCCACAAACTTTCAGTACCCGGGATCACCTGCCGACGAGAATGCCTGGAGCATGTGTTCTGCTAATTTGCCGCAAGGCGATCACCGGATGTTGATGAATTTCGGGCCTTTTCGATTAAATCCGGGCGAATCCAACTCCATGACTTTTGCCGTCATTGGGGTAGAAGATGTGGAATATCCGTGTCCTGCAACGGATCAAATAAGTGGGGCGGCCTCAGAAGTATGTGATTTTTATAACATACTAAATAAACAAAACGAAATATACCTTCCGGAAAACGCCGTGACCTTCAGCCCCAACCCAATGACTGATCAATCAGTACTGAGTCTTAAATCAAGTAAATTAACTATTAACGAGTTGGCGCTTTACACTTCGGAGGGCAGGCTTTTATTACATCAGCAAAATTTACATACAAAATCGTATAATATTGAAGGGACCAGTCTGCCTTCAGGAATATATCTCTACAAAATCATTTGCGAGGATGGGCGGATAGCCGTTGGCAAGTTTGTTGTTCAATAA
- a CDS encoding valine--tRNA ligase: MSLSTRYTPSETEKKWYDHWMEKDYFHSEPDEREPFSIVIPPPNVTGVLHMGHMLNNTIQDILIRRARLMGYNACWVPGTDHASIATEAKVVKMLREQGIKKSELSREDFLKYAFEWKDKYGGIILDQLQKLGASCDWKRTRFTMEPKLSDAVIRVFVDLYKKGKIYRGLRMTNWDPSAKTVLSNEEVIHSEENSKLYYLRYKIEGSEDEYVTIATVRPETILGDTAIAVNPKDERFMHLHGKKVLVPLIGRPIPIIADRYVDMEFGTGCLKITPAHDMNDYEIGQRHNLEVIDTLNEDGTLNEAAQLYVGEDRFKARKMITRDLDEAGHLVKIEDYKNKVGRSERTNAIVEPRLTMQWFLTMEAFAATALEAVKSDEVTFYPKSMWNMYNSWLKEENVKDWCISRQLWWGQQIPAWYIDDKTFVAESAEEALEMAQKETGNKNLTINDLHQDEDVVDTWFSSWLWPLTVFDGFEEKNDLAYYYPTNTLVTGWDIMFFWVARMIMAGYEWSEELLGKEITDKKGKQPFHDVYFTGMVRDSKRRKMSKSLGNSPDALSLIENYGADGVRFGMLSSAAAGNDIIFDAPIDPKTGIVLNESKLCEQGRNFCNKMWNALRLINSWEVVDEPVDATTAEINKLAGDWLEQKMNRIIGQLDQQMKEYRLSDSIMDLYKFIWFDFCSWYLEMVKPEYQAPIDRATLERSIALFEKMMILLHPFMPFVTEEIWHQLRDRVEGDDCIVSKWPEAGMFDDHFIDEIELAKDIVSGVRDVRNNNGIKQKELLKVHGQASKELSELLDSDGMKSMVMKMAVLESLDMTEETIDNSVSFLVKTHKFFVELNQEINKEEEFERLTKELEYFQGFVQTVEKKLSNESFVGRAPENVVALERKKLADGMSKIKNIQAALADLES; this comes from the coding sequence ATGTCACTATCCACGAGATATACGCCTTCAGAGACGGAAAAAAAATGGTATGATCATTGGATGGAAAAAGATTATTTCCATTCAGAACCAGACGAAAGAGAGCCTTTCAGTATTGTAATCCCGCCGCCCAACGTTACCGGTGTCCTTCATATGGGGCATATGCTCAATAATACGATTCAGGATATTTTGATCCGTCGCGCCCGGCTGATGGGATATAATGCCTGTTGGGTGCCCGGAACGGATCATGCTTCCATTGCCACGGAGGCGAAGGTGGTGAAAATGTTGCGCGAACAAGGCATAAAAAAATCGGAATTGTCCAGGGAAGACTTCCTGAAGTATGCCTTTGAATGGAAAGACAAATACGGAGGAATTATCCTCGATCAGCTTCAGAAACTGGGAGCTTCCTGCGACTGGAAACGCACTCGTTTTACCATGGAACCCAAATTGTCTGATGCCGTCATCCGGGTTTTTGTGGATCTTTATAAAAAAGGAAAAATTTACCGCGGACTGCGCATGACCAACTGGGATCCTTCTGCCAAAACCGTATTGTCAAATGAGGAAGTAATCCATTCAGAAGAAAATTCCAAACTGTATTACCTGCGTTACAAGATTGAAGGCTCTGAGGATGAGTATGTTACCATCGCAACCGTACGTCCCGAAACCATTTTAGGCGATACCGCTATTGCGGTTAATCCCAAAGACGAGCGTTTTATGCATTTGCATGGAAAAAAGGTGCTCGTTCCTTTGATTGGAAGGCCTATTCCCATTATTGCGGACCGCTACGTTGACATGGAATTCGGGACGGGCTGTTTAAAAATTACCCCGGCTCATGATATGAATGATTATGAGATCGGGCAACGCCATAATCTCGAGGTAATAGATACCCTGAATGAAGATGGTACACTCAATGAAGCCGCCCAACTATACGTGGGAGAAGATCGTTTTAAGGCGAGAAAAATGATCACCAGAGACCTGGACGAAGCCGGACACCTGGTAAAGATAGAGGATTACAAGAATAAAGTGGGCCGCTCCGAACGCACCAATGCCATCGTTGAACCCCGGCTCACGATGCAGTGGTTCCTCACCATGGAAGCATTCGCCGCTACCGCCCTCGAAGCAGTGAAAAGCGATGAGGTCACTTTTTATCCAAAGAGCATGTGGAACATGTACAACAGTTGGTTGAAGGAGGAAAATGTTAAGGATTGGTGTATTTCCCGCCAGTTATGGTGGGGCCAGCAGATCCCTGCCTGGTATATCGATGATAAAACTTTCGTGGCCGAATCCGCAGAGGAAGCGCTTGAAATGGCCCAAAAGGAAACAGGGAATAAAAATCTGACTATCAATGATTTGCACCAGGATGAAGATGTAGTGGATACCTGGTTTTCTTCATGGTTGTGGCCGCTAACCGTTTTTGACGGCTTTGAGGAGAAAAATGACCTGGCTTATTATTATCCGACCAATACTTTGGTGACTGGATGGGACATTATGTTTTTCTGGGTGGCCAGGATGATCATGGCGGGTTATGAATGGTCCGAAGAACTTTTGGGAAAAGAAATTACCGATAAGAAAGGAAAACAGCCTTTCCATGATGTGTATTTCACCGGTATGGTGAGGGATTCCAAGCGTCGAAAGATGAGTAAATCCCTGGGCAATTCTCCTGATGCCTTGTCGCTTATCGAAAATTACGGTGCTGATGGAGTGCGATTTGGAATGCTTTCCAGTGCAGCAGCCGGCAATGATATTATCTTCGATGCCCCTATAGATCCTAAAACGGGAATCGTACTCAATGAAAGCAAGCTTTGCGAGCAAGGGAGGAATTTTTGCAATAAAATGTGGAACGCCCTTCGACTCATAAATAGCTGGGAGGTGGTGGATGAACCTGTTGATGCCACTACTGCCGAGATCAACAAACTGGCCGGAGACTGGCTGGAGCAGAAGATGAATCGTATCATCGGGCAGTTGGATCAGCAAATGAAGGAGTACCGCTTGTCGGACAGCATAATGGATCTTTACAAATTCATTTGGTTCGATTTTTGTTCCTGGTACCTCGAAATGGTTAAACCCGAATACCAGGCGCCTATTGACCGCGCAACGCTTGAAAGATCCATCGCTTTATTTGAAAAAATGATGATTTTATTGCATCCTTTTATGCCTTTCGTTACCGAAGAAATATGGCACCAGCTTAGGGATCGTGTGGAAGGGGACGATTGTATCGTTAGCAAATGGCCGGAGGCAGGAATGTTCGATGATCACTTTATTGATGAAATTGAATTGGCCAAAGACATTGTTTCCGGGGTAAGGGATGTACGCAATAATAACGGCATTAAACAGAAGGAATTGCTCAAGGTACATGGACAGGCTTCAAAGGAATTATCTGAATTGCTTGATTCAGATGGCATGAAGTCTATGGTCATGAAAATGGCAGTTTTGGAAAGTCTGGATATGACAGAAGAAACAATAGACAACAGTGTTTCTTTCCTGGTAAAAACCCATAAATTCTTTGTAGAACTCAATCAGGAGATCAATAAAGAGGAAGAATTCGAACGGCTGACTAAGGAGTTGGAATATTTCCAGGGGTTTGTCCAAACGGTTGAGAAAAAACTTTCAAACGAAAGTTTTGTTGGCAGGGCCCCGGAGAATGTAGTAGCCCTCGAACGCAAAAAACTGGCCGACGGAATGTCCAAGATTAAAAATATTCAGGCGGCTTTGGCCGATTTGGAATCCTGA
- the lepA gene encoding elongation factor 4, whose product MKNIRNFCVIAHIDHGKSTLSDRLLEFTHTISERNMKHQALDDMDLERERGITIKSHAIQLYYPHTDGEIYTFNLIDTPGHVDFSYEVSRSIAACEGALLLVDASQGIQAQTISNLYLAIEHDLEIIPILNKVDMDSAMIDEVSEQIIDLIGCDLEDIIHASGKTGLGVQNIMTAIVERIPAPEGDPSAPFQALVFDSMFNSYRGVVAYFRVMNGTIKKGEKIRFVNTGNEYESDEIGILQMTQIPKKELSVGNVGYVITGIKNSKEIKVGDTITTVDNPCPDAIHGFEDVKPMVFAGIFPIENEDFEDLRESLEKLQLNDASLVFEPETSTALGFGFRCGFLGMLHLEIVQERLSREFDQEVITTIPNVSYVAYNRRGEKLTIHTPVDLPNPTILDYVEEPYISAQIITKPEFIGSIMTLCMEKRGTLLSQHYLTEDRVELSFDLPLAEIVFDFYDRLKSISRGYASFDYQPSEYKRSDLVKLDIMLNGEPVDALSALVHKDKAAAFGRQICKKLRELLPRQQFVIAIQAAIGAKIIARETISAMRKDVTAKCYGGDISRKRKLLEKQKKGKKKMRQIGKVQVPQRAFLDVLKLD is encoded by the coding sequence ATGAAAAATATACGGAATTTTTGCGTTATCGCACATATTGACCACGGGAAGAGTACGTTGTCTGACCGCCTATTGGAATTTACCCACACCATTTCCGAAAGGAATATGAAGCATCAGGCATTGGATGATATGGATTTGGAGCGGGAACGCGGCATTACCATTAAAAGCCATGCCATCCAGTTATATTATCCCCACACAGATGGTGAGATCTATACCTTCAACCTGATAGACACGCCGGGTCACGTTGATTTTTCTTATGAAGTGTCCAGATCTATTGCAGCGTGCGAGGGAGCATTACTGCTGGTAGACGCTTCGCAAGGTATCCAGGCACAAACCATTTCAAATCTTTACCTGGCCATTGAGCATGACCTGGAGATCATACCCATTCTTAATAAGGTAGATATGGACAGTGCCATGATCGACGAGGTTTCCGAACAAATTATCGATCTCATTGGCTGTGATCTTGAAGATATCATTCATGCAAGCGGTAAAACGGGGTTAGGCGTTCAAAATATCATGACCGCCATTGTCGAAAGGATACCCGCACCCGAGGGAGACCCAAGCGCCCCTTTCCAGGCATTGGTGTTTGACTCCATGTTTAATTCTTACCGCGGGGTAGTTGCCTATTTCCGGGTGATGAATGGCACCATCAAAAAAGGAGAAAAAATCCGGTTTGTCAATACTGGAAACGAATATGAATCCGATGAGATCGGCATATTGCAGATGACGCAGATTCCTAAGAAAGAACTCTCTGTCGGCAATGTAGGCTATGTCATTACAGGGATAAAAAATTCAAAAGAGATCAAGGTTGGGGATACCATTACCACGGTAGATAATCCATGTCCGGATGCCATTCATGGTTTTGAAGATGTAAAACCTATGGTCTTTGCCGGCATCTTTCCCATCGAAAATGAAGATTTTGAAGATCTGCGGGAAAGCCTGGAAAAATTGCAGTTAAACGATGCTTCCCTGGTCTTTGAACCGGAAACTTCCACTGCTTTAGGCTTTGGCTTCCGTTGCGGATTCCTGGGCATGTTACACCTCGAGATCGTACAGGAAAGGTTGTCCAGGGAATTTGACCAGGAGGTGATCACCACCATTCCCAACGTTTCTTATGTGGCCTATAACAGGCGAGGAGAGAAACTTACCATCCACACACCGGTGGATCTTCCCAATCCAACTATTCTGGATTATGTTGAAGAGCCTTATATTTCAGCTCAAATCATCACAAAACCTGAATTCATTGGTTCCATTATGACCCTGTGCATGGAAAAACGAGGGACCTTGCTGTCTCAACACTACCTCACAGAAGACAGGGTTGAGTTATCCTTTGATTTGCCTTTGGCAGAGATCGTTTTTGATTTTTACGACAGGCTCAAATCCATTTCGAGGGGATATGCCTCTTTTGATTATCAGCCGAGTGAATACAAACGGTCGGATCTCGTAAAGCTCGACATCATGCTCAACGGAGAACCGGTGGATGCCCTTTCGGCCCTGGTACATAAGGATAAAGCAGCAGCCTTTGGCAGACAAATATGTAAAAAACTGAGGGAATTATTGCCCCGCCAGCAGTTTGTCATTGCCATCCAGGCGGCCATAGGAGCCAAGATTATTGCCCGGGAAACGATTTCCGCCATGAGAAAGGACGTAACGGCAAAATGTTATGGAGGAGATATCTCCCGTAAGCGAAAATTATTGGAAAAACAGAAAAAAGGCAAGAAAAAAATGCGTCAGATCGGAAAGGTCCAGGTGCCGCAAAGAGCCTTCCTCGATGTTTTAAAATTAGATTAA